The following is a genomic window from candidate division KSB1 bacterium.
TCGCGAATTAGCTCGCGCAAGACCTGCGCCATATAGTCCACCAATGCGATCACCTTGGCATACTGCATCCGCGTCGGGCCAATGACGCCCAACGTCCCGGTCACGTCCCCGAGGTTGTAGGTGGCCGTAATCAGGCTGCAGGTGCGCATGAGCTCTTCGCGGTTTTCCTCCCCGATGATAATCGACACACCTTCTTTCTTGCCCTGCTCGTTTAGCACCTGGATGAGCACATGCTTCTGGTCAAGCAGCTGCAAAATCTTGCTCATCTGCTCATGATTGATAAACTCGGGCTGAGAAAGGATGTTGCCCGTGCCGCTCACATAGAAGTGAGCCCCTCCTTCCACATCAAAGACCGACTCGGCCGAGCCTACTATCAGACGCACTAACTCCGGGGAGCCTGACGAGATATCGCTCATCCGCTTGTCAATGGACCGCTTGATCTCTAGCAGACTCAGCCCATGGAGGCGCTCGTTCAGGACACGCGCCGTCTCCTCGAGCCGCTCCCTGGAGAGGTTACTGCTGATCTCCATGAGGATGGTCTTGACTAACCCGGACTTGACCCGGATTATGACCAGGATGCGCTTGTCTGCAATCTCCACTAGGTCGAGCCGGTCAAAAATCCCCTGGTAAAAGCGGGGGGCCAGCACCACGCCCAACAATTTGGAAATGTGGCCGAGAACGCGCGAAGAGCTCTCCAGAATCTGCTCCACGTCCGCCGAGGGTGTGGACAGCTTCCTCAGAATGTCCTCCCGCTCCTGAGGCGTGAGGTCATCCACTTGCATCAGGGTATCGACGTAGTAGCGATAGCCCCTATCCGTGGGCACGCGCCCGGCCGACGTGTGCGGATGAGTGATCAGGCCCTTCTCCTCGAGGTCCGCCATGACGTTGCGAATAGTGGCCGCGCTCACATCCATGCCGCACTGCTTGGCCACATAGCGGGACCCCACGGGCCTGGCGTTCTGGATGAAGCTCCGCACCACGTAGCGAAACACCTGTTCTTCTCGCGGTGTCAATTCAGTCATGGCAAACCAGTTCGAATAATAAAACCCCACTTCAACCTCTGCTTGTCATTGTAATATATGAATCTCCTGTCCCATTGTCAAGCAAAAAGAGGAAGCGTCAATACTTCACCAGTCGTCGCACCGCCACCAAGCTCCCCAACCACCCTAAGGCCATCCCTGCACACCACAGAGCAAGGTAGAAGACGTGCGGCAGAACTATAAGGCGCGGGGCCTCCAGTGCGACCACTCGAGCCAGCAGCCAGACTGCGAGCGCAGCCAGGGCGCCGCCTGCCCCACCCTGCAGGATTCCTTCCACCAAGAAGGGCCTACGGATAAAACTTGGCGTCGCCCCCACCAGTTTCATGATCTCAATGTTTTGCTCTTTTGCGTGGATAATCAGCCTGATGGTGTTGAAAATAACAAGGATCGCGCCACATGCCAACCCCACACCCACTACCACGTCGATGGTCATTGCCAGCTTAAGGTAGCGGTCCAGGAGCTGGAATAGCTCGGCGCGATAGACCACTTCGCTCACCCCCTTCAGCCCTCGCAGCTGCGCAGCCACCGCCTCTGCCAACGCGGTGCCCCGACCCTGCGGGGCCAGTGCAACTCGGAATGAGGCTGGAAGCGGGTTTTCGCCCAGCATCTCCAACACTTCAGGGCCGAATTCGTCCTGGATAGCCTTGACAGCTGCCTCTTTGGACACGTACTCCACCAGACCAACACCAGGGATAGCCTTGATCTGCTGCTCCAGGGCTGCAGTGGCCGAGGGGGAGAGCGTCTCATCCAAAAAAACCTCGAAGGTCATACGCCGCTGGATCTGGGCCGCCAAACGACTCAGATTGAGGCTGACGGCCATGAAAACTCCCAACAGTGTCAGTGCCAGGGCCACCGTCGACACCGAAAGGAGACTGGATAGCGGGGCGCGCCGAAACCCTTCGATCCCCTCACGAATGCTGTAGAGGAGCCCCCTCACAATGTCCTCCCTCCTTCGATACGCACAACGCGCTTGCCTGCTCTCTCCACCAAGGCGTAGTTGTGGGTGGCCATGAGCACCGCCGTGCCCTTCAGATTGATCTTCTCCAGAAGCCAGAGCACTTCTTGCGCGGTGTCTGGGTCCAGATTGCCGGTTGGCTCATCGGCGAGGATGGCCAGGGGCTCGTTGACCAGGGCGCGGGCGATCGCCACGCGCTGCTGCTCACCCCCGGAAAGCTCGTGAGGCATGCGGTTGCGTTTGTGGCTCAACCCCACCTCGGCCAGCGCACGCAGCACGCGGCGCTTGATTTCTTTTCTCCCTGCCCCTGTGACTCGGAGGGCAAAGGCAACGTTGTCAAAGACATTGCGATCCGGCAGGAGGCGAAAATCCTGAAACACAATGCCGAGCAAGCGCCGCAGATAAGGGAGGTCCCGGCGCCGCATATGCAGAGAATCGAACTTGTCCACCATCACCACCCCCTCTTGCGGTCGCTCCTCCATGTAAATGAGCTTCAACACCGTGCTCTTGCCGGCGCCACTAGGCCCCACCAAGAAGACAAACTCCCCATTGTGCACGTCCAGGTTCACGCACTCTACGCCTCCCCCCTCCGGATAAACCATACGCACGTTTCGCAGATGGATCATCCCCGTTCCTCTCTAAGTGACTAGGCAGACCCGCGCCGGCGCAGCACAAAGTGCACTCGTTCGCACTGCTCACTGCCCGGTTTGAGAGAAAAGTCGCAGTGGCTCGCCTCCACAAAGAAAGGGCTCGCCTCCACCATGGCCTCCACTTCCCGCAGCGAGTAGATGCGCTGCCTATGAGTCTCCCTGAACACCACACCAGGGGCGCTGGCAAGTTCGATGTCGAACTGGTTGATCTGCAATTGAATAGCATCCACGTAACGGCTTTTTCGCGTGTAAGTAAAGCCGGGGCCACTCTCCCGCTCACGGTAGTGGCGAAAGTTGCGCCGCGAGTTGAGCGCGGTGCATACATCAAACACCAGCACGCCGGATTCCTCCAGGCAGTCGGCGGTGCCCTGCAACATGAGTGCCCAGTCTTCGGGGCAGAGAAGGTAGTTCATGCTGTCGTACACGCACACTGCCGCGGGGAAGCGCCGGAGCGTCGCAATGTGGCACATGTCGGCGACCCACATGGGCACCGATACGCCACGTTGGCGAAACTTGGCCGCAGCCTGACGCAACATCTGAGGGCTCAGATCGCAAAGCACTGGCGCCCAACCCAACCGCCGCAAGTGCCAACTCAAGGAACCACTCCCTGCCGCCATCTCCAGCAGGGGACCGCGGGGAATACGGGCTCGGGTGAGGAGCAGATCGATGTGCTCGGCCCATAGGTGATAGTCCACGTGACGCATCACGTAGTCGTATATTTCGGCCAGGCGCGCGTATGGCACTGTCTCACGCCTTGGCACCGACCAGGGCAGCTGCAACCTCTACAGCCTCCTTCATTACCCCGCGTAGCCCCCTTTCGCTGGGCCGTTCCTCCACTCCGATCAGCAGCAAAGCGCCTGGGACGGGCTCCGCAACGCTCAGGTAGGTACATCCCGGCACAGGTGAGAGGGCCACTGCCGAATCCAGCCGCAGCCATTCGGCGAGGAGAGAGGCAAGGTGTGTGTAGCTAAACCCTGCGGCGCGAACGGCGTCCATATCCACAGGCGCTACCACCACTCCGTCGGCCCATCGATAGAGCAACATTTGCAGCGCGGCGTCGAGGTCCTCCACAATACGCTCTCCAGCTCGACTAGCCTTGCCAGCGGCCCGCGGCAAGAGGGGGTGCTTCAGACGATCGATCACCTCCACCGAACCAGGCACATCCTCTCCGGGTTCGTCCAGCGCTATGCGCCGAAGCTGAACCCGTATGCCCGCCTGTCGCGCCGCCGCCGTGAGCGCACCAAAATCGCCTGCAAGGAGCACGCGGCACACCCTTGCGACGTCGCGGTCTGCAGCCACCTGCAAGGCGGCTAGTCCATTGCCACCACGCGGGTCACCAACTGCCACCACTATTCGGGGGCGATTCTTCTCAGCTGCCACTGTCGCGCCCCCTCCTACAGTGCCTCTTTCCGGCAAAGTGGTTCCACCCCGCCACCGGGAGAGCCTGGAGGTGGCCGTCCGCAAGGTATAACTTGACGCCCTGATGCGCCGGCAGGATTTCTCCTACCGCGGTCAGAGCAAGCCCGAATCGTTCCTCAAACCTTGGGAGTATCCGTTCAACTTCTTCCTTCCGCGCGGTGAAAAGGAGCTCAAAGTCCTCTCCTCCACCCAGCGCATAGTCGCGTGCGTCATGTCCCATTGCCGCCGCTACCCTGCGTGCCTCGGGGGACACGGGGATTGCTTCCTCCACTATCACGGCCCCCACGCCACCGAGACGAGAAAGGTGCCGCACCTCCGACGCCAATCCGTCGCTGACATCGATCATGCTGCTCAGGTTCACGTGCTCGCGCAGGAAGATTGCTTCCTCCACTCGCGGCATCGGCTGGAGGTGCCTTTGCACCACTGAGGGGAACTCCTGCTTCGCAAAACGTGTAGGGGTGGAAAGCACCATCAGTCCCGCGTGTGACTGGCCAAGGTAGCCGGTCACAAAGAGCGCATCCCCCACGCGCGCGCCCGCCCGCCTGACCAGCCTGTTCGCCGGCGCCTTCCCAATCACGGTGATGCTTAAGAACATCCCGCGGGGCGAAGTGGTGGTGTCGCCCCCGACGATTCCCACCCCATAACGCCCTGCGAGGTCGACCATCCCCCGATACATATCCTCTACGGCCTCGACGCTCATCGATGGTGGCAACGCGACGGAGACGACGGCAAATTGTGGCTCGGCAGCCATGGCGGCCATGTCGCTGAGATTTGCGGCCATGCTCCGCCAGCCGAGCTGGTATGGCGAGAAGTAGTCCCAGAGAAAATGCACGCCCTCCACCAGCGCATCAGTGGTGACCACCTCCAACTCCCCCTCAGGGGCGCGGAAAGCAGCCGCATCGTCGTCGATGCCCACCACCACGTCGGCGCGGGGCTCACCGCAAATGGCCTTGAGGCGCGCAATGAGGCCAAATTCGCCTATTTCGCTGATGCGCACGCCCCGCCTCAACCTGCTAGGATTCTCACCCACACCTGCCTGGTCCGCGGGCCATCAAACTCGCAGAAAAAAAGCGACTGCCAGGTGCCCAGAGCCAGGCGCCCTCCCTGCACCATGACGGTAACCGATGAGCCCACCAAGGTCGCCTTGATGTGCGCCGCGGCGTTGCCCTCCAAGTGATGGTAATTGTCCGCCAGCGGGATTACTTTGTCCAGCTCCGCCACAATATCGCGGCGCACATCAGGGTCCGCGTTCTCATTGATGGTGACCCCTGCCGTGGTGTGCGGCACAAACACCACGCAAATACCGTCGCGCACCCCACTTGCCGTCACCGCCCCCTGAACCTGAGCGTCAATGTTCACGAGCTCGCAGCGCGTGCTCGTGCGCAAAGAGAACCGGTGCATCTCCGCCATCAGGTCTTCCTCTTCCGTTGCTTTGCTGCAGGAAACAGAATGTTATTGAGAATCAGCCTGTAGCCAGGTGAATTCTTGTGGAGAGCCAATTGTGTGGGAGGGTCGCCCACCAGATGCTGGTAGTCCTCCGGATCGTGCCCCCCAAGAAACGTAAAGGTGCCCCGGCCCACGTTGCCGTGGATGTATTTCACCTGCTCCGTCCCTTCGGCCTCGGCCAGGATGGTCACCGACTTCTTGACCAGGCTCCTCTTGAAGCCCGTGGTCTGCCCCATGAAGCCCTTGACGATGGAGACGTGGTTTTGCGTGAGCATGCAAGGAACGGGGTCATACTTGGCGGAAAAGTCAAACAGGGTGAAGTAGTCACTCTCCGCGCTGCGCAACAGCGGGGCATAGCTGGGCGGAATGTCGATATCTGAGTACTCGTAGATGAGAGGATTGGGTTCCACGCGAAACCCCTCAAACGCCACGCACTGCGTGTAATCGAGGCGCTCTTGACAATCCTGCGCGGGCGGATCCCCGTCAAACACGGCGTCGACGATGTCCGTGTATTGGGCGGCTAAGGCAATGTCATATGTGTCCGTGGCCGAGCACATGGCGAACACGAACCCCCCGCGCAGCATGTAGTCCTTTATGGCCAGAGCCACTGCCCGCTTCAGCTCGGAGACTTTGGCAAAACCCAGCTTCTGCGCCATCTCGCGGTTGAGCGCCACCTCTTCCTGATACCAGGGTGCATTGCGATAATTGGCATAGAACTTTCCGAACTGGCCGGTGAAGTCTTCGTGGTGCAAGTGCAGCCAGTCATACTTCTCCAAATCCCCGCGCAAGATCTCGGCGTCCCAGACTACCGTGAAAGGCACCTCGGCGTATTCCAGGGCCAGCATCACCGCGTCGTCCCACATCGTCTCTTTGGGAGGAGCGTAAATGGCAATGGCAGGGGCCTTTTCCAGCAGCACCACCTCCATGTTCTCCTGCTCGATGGTGCTATAGACTGCGCTCACTGCAGCCGCGTCCAGATGCACGAAGCTGACCCCCCGTACCCGCAGCTCTCGTTCGATGAGGGGCTCTTCTGCCATGAGGAACGAACCGCCCCTGTAGTTGAGCAGCCACTCCACGTCGATTCCCTGTTCGAGCGTCCAGTAGGCCACGCCGTACGCCTTGAGGTGGTCAGTCTGCGTGAGGTCCATAGGGACGAGAATCCGCTGCGCCAGAGCGTCTGAGACCAGACCGCCCGCAAGGAGAATCGCCGCGCACAAAGCCACGATACCGAGTGCGGCCCCTCCGAACACGGGATGGGGCTGGGTCTCCCCTCCCGGAAAGAGACCTGAATTAGCGTGGGGTGTAGCTCTCATCATGTTGACCGATACAATGCGCCTCGCTCGCGAGGATGTCACCGCGGCGGCTTTTCTAGGTCGATGCCCTTGAGAAAGTCCTCGATCTCCTGAAGGGCGCGCGCCTCCATCTCCGCAGCGTTACCTCCGGCCTCATACTTGACGCGGAATGAGATGGCATTGAGCTTCTTGTCCACGTCCACGCCCCAGTTGATGTTGTAATCCAAAACGCCCAATGCGTGCACCCTCTCTAAGGCTTCCTCCGCTTTGATGTGCTTGAGGTAAAAGGTCCTTACCATACGCCCACCTTTCTCATTTATCCCTTGTTGCCCTGCGCTGAGCGTCCAGCGCACGAAGTCGTTTTCGCACCTCTTCCAAATAGACGCTAGAGGGAAATTTCACCAGCAGCTCCTCATAGACCTTGGCTGCGGACTGCGCGTCGGCCAAATGAGATTCGAGAAGTTCCCCCTTCCGTTTCAAAGCAAGCTCGCGCAGTCGACTTTCCGGAAAGCTCTCGTACAGTCGCTGATATACCTGAGCTGCCTCCTGGTAGCGGCCCTCCGCGACATAGACGCTGGCCATCTGCAGTAGCGCCTGATCCGCAATGGCGGGCGGGGGTTGCCGGTTCACAAGCTCCTTCAGCACCTCCAACGCGCGGTGGGTCTGCCACTGGCGCTGGAGCAGAGTTGCCTGAGCCAAAACGGCCAGTTCATCAGGGTGGTCCCCATGCTCGTTGATCAGGAGGAGAAGCTCCAAGGCATCGTTCACCATCTTGCCAGGGGCATCGCCCGAACCCCTCGGCGATGAACAGAGCCTGCCTAAGACCGCAACTGCGCTGTCCAGCTTACCGCTGAGGAAGGAAAGCTCGCCTATTTTGAACAGCGCTGCTTCGGTAGACGCGTCGCCTCGCGCCTGAGCATGGCGGTAGGCCTCATCGGCGCCAGCCAGATCGCCCGCAGCCACTTTCGCATCGCCCATAAGGAGCAATGCACGGGCCTGATCGCTGCCCGAACCACACTCGCTGAGCACCCGGTTGACCGTCTGCACGCACCCCTTGGGATCGTGGAACACATTGAGGTAGATGGCCCCCACCTCCAGAAGCGCTGCACACCCCTCCCGTGAACGTCGAAAACGCTCTGCCAGGGACAAGAAGCCACCAATTGCCTCGTGATACCGCCCCTGCTCTTTGAGCAATATCGCACGCTGGAACTCGGCCCGAAGCGCCAAAGGGGTGCCCGGATACCGGGTAAGGATAAGAGAATAGCCCTGCTCGGCCGCCTCATACGCCCCTTCCTGGCGAGCCGTTTCGGCAAAGCCAAACAGCTCGCCACCCAGCGTGCCACGGTTACGTTCTGCCTCCGCTACCAACCGGTCGATTTCCGCATAGTTCTGGAACGCCAGGGTCCATTGTCTGCTTGCCACGTACAGAGAGCCCAGAATGCGCCGCAGCGCAAGTTTGTAAGGAGAGGTGGTCAGCTCCCGCTCAATCGCCCCAGCAATCTCACCGGCGGATTCAGGGCTTAGGTACGAGCCCACCCGTGCCTGCACCACACTCCACTGCTGGGGGTTATCCTGCAGGAAAAGAAGGTTCTCCCTGGTCGCCTCCCGGAAGTTAAGGCGGGCTGCATAAAGGTCGGCAAGTTGCAGGGCAAAGAGGGTGGGTCTGCCCATTTCCTTCCGCGCCTGCTGGTACACAGCAACCGCCTCCTCCAGCAACCCGTTCTCCCTGAGGCTTGTGGCCACCATTTCGTAAACGTTCAGGTTGCGAGGGTTCGTCTGTAGAAGGCGATGCCACTGAGCGAATGCCTCTCGCTCCTGCCCCTTGCGATAGAGGAGGTCAGCCCAATCCACCTGCGCCTGGAGGTCCCCGGTGGTCATGCGGCGCTTGATCACCGCCTCCAATTCATCCAGCTTCCCAATGCGGATCAGGTTTCGGCGCAGCCCTTGATACAGCACAATGTGCTGGGGAGACCTGGCGTACATCGAGGCAAACACTTGCGCCGCCCGCTCGAACTGTCCAATGGCCTCATAGTCATAGGCCAGGCGCAGGCTATCTGGTAGCTGCGACGCAGCGCAGGTCAAGGCGCAGACGGCGAGCAATCCTAGTGTGCATGCGCCGCGAACACTCATGGCTTCTCCTGCCGGGCCAATGCCTCGAAGTAAAGGCGGATGAGCTCAAGATAGTCTGGGGTGTAGCCTTCTTTCTTGGCGCGGAGAAGGTCCTCGGCCAGACTCCTCTGGGGGGCGCCCAGGTCGGGCGGCAAAGGCCCGGGACTGGGGCGCACCACGTTTTTCCCGGCTTGGGCCTGGCGCTTGGGGCTCAGGTCCCGTTCCCGGACCGAGCGCTGGCTATCGAGCAATCGGGACAAGATGCGTCGTTGGCGGTCCAGGGTGCGCTGGTCGATGCGATGAGAGGATAGGTCTTTGGCTACTTCCTCCATGTCTTTCGCCACCTGGTCGAGGCGGCCCAAGATCTCAGAGCGCCCGCCCATTTCGCGTTGCAGCTGCTCCAGCGATTTGCGCAGGGCTTCTTGCTGCGCGGCCAATCGCGCCATAGCTGCCTGCTGCTCCAAGCTGTACTGGCCACCAAGGCCAAGTTCCATGGTTTGCTGATTGATCCCCTCCTGGGCGCCAGCCATGTTCTGAAGGCGTTGCAGAAAGGTGTCGAATCCCAGGGCCGAGCTTGCCGAGCGCACATCCTCCATACTGCGCATGACTTCTCGGACGGCCTGGTTGAGAGCACTCATCGCCGCGGCCTGTGCGCTGGTGGCGCTGCCCAGGTTTCGTTGTTCCAAAGCGGCTACGGCACGCACCATGTTATCGTGGGCCCGGCCCACCGCCGCACCCATTTGTGGGGAGACGTAGAAAGTTCGCTTTGCCAGGCTGTAGAGCTGCGCCGCAACTCGCTCCAACGCGGTGCGCATGTCGTTCTGTGCCTCCGCCATTTCTGGAACGCGCGGACTGTCGGACCGGCTTTGTTCGGAAGCGTCAAGCAGCTGCTCTTGGCGGTGGGAAAGCTGCACAAGGTCGTGCGAAGTCTTCTGCAACGCTTTCAACACCTCTTGACGCTGGCTATCGGTCAGGGCCTTCTGGGCTGTTTGCAGCGTTGATGCCACCTGCTGCAACACGGTAGCGGCGTTGCGCGCGCCCGCCTGTGCACCAGACATCTTTTGCTGCTGGAGCATAGTGCTGAGCGCCTCCATCTGCGACGCTACACCGGCCGAGTCCATGATGGCGGCCGCGCGGTCCACCTCCGCATGCGGCATGTCAGCAAATTCGCGCATCGCACCCGATAGGTCGCGCACGTGCTGGCTCAGGGCCTCGGCCTCTTGAGCCAGACGCCGCTCCTGTTCGGCCAGCTGCGCTCCCTGTGCCCCGGGCTCCGACGCCTTCTCTGCCACCTCCATCTGCCGCTGCGCCAGCTCCTGTGCCCGGCGCACTGCCTCGTCCAGCTTTTGCTCGATCTGGAGCCGCTTAAGCAGGGCAATGGTGCGCTCCAGTGATTTTAGGAAATCCTCTTGTGTGAGGCTGAACTTCTCCACCGCCTGACGCAGCTGATTGGGGTCGATCTCCCGGAGGGCACGCTGCAACTCCTCCATGGCGCGACGCATCTCCGGCGTGGCGACCTCCTCGAACAGTCGCTGCAACTCCTGGTACTTCTTGAGCGTCTCCAGCGTCACCAGGTCATTGCGCTCCATGCGCTCCACCATGTCGCCGAGGCGTTTACTGAGCTCGCGTATCTCCTCTTCCAGTCGCCGGCGCGCCTCAAGCGCCTCTTCGACCTGCTTCCGCTCGCCCCAGTCCAGGTCGGGATCCCTTCTCAGCTGCTGGCCGAGCCTGTCAAGGCGCTCCTTCAGCTCCTTGCTCTGCTCGTATGCGCTCTCCAGCTGCTGTGCGGCTTCCTCCTGCGCGTGGGCCACCTCTTGATAGATCTCATAGATCGAAGGAAACCGGACGCGATACTCCGGGCTCCGCGCGGACTTGGGACCGGAGACAGAATCGTTGTCCCTTGCCTCTGCCGAGTAGACGACAACGTCCTCCGGAATCAGATTCAGCTCGGACAGATCCCAGACGTAATCAACACGCACTTTGTCCGCACCACTGGGGAGCGGCAGTGGAGCCGAACCCTTGCCGATTTCCTGCGCGTCGCTTCCCCGCAGAACACGATAGGTGAGCATCAGTTGGGAGATGCCAAAGTCGTCTTCCGCCTCCACAAGAAGAGGCAAGACCATGTCCTCCCCAATATCCACATCCATCCCCGGTATGGGCACGCGCACAAAGGGCGCGCGGTCCGGGAGCACGGTGACCCTGTACTCGATCGGGTTTTCGTTCTCTCTGCCCGCATAGTCTACCAGCTCCAAGTGGTAGGAGGTCTCTTCATGGACCACCAACTCCCCTTCTAGCGTCAAGCCGGTAACCCGCATGGGAATAGCCCTAGCCCCCTTTATTGCAATCGCAGCTTTCTTAAGGGGCTTGTTGGCAGCAGCCCAGAGGGTAACTGTGGAGCCCTTGAGAGCAAACACGTCGCCCACGTTTTCGTCCAGGAACTGGGTGGGTAACCCGGCATAGGCGGGTGGACGCACCGACACCCTTAGTGCGCGTACGAGGGGCAATTCGATAACTGCGATGCGATACTCAGGGGACTTGAGTCCGGCCGCCAGCACGCGGTAAAACAGCGTGTCCCTGAGCGCCTTGAATTCGTAGGCGAACTCCTCTGGGTTCAGCTGGGCCATGGGTCTTCTACTTGCAGCTGACGACCCCTCCCCCCGGTATTCAATGGTGGCCTGGCTGACTTTACGCCCGCTGACTCTTACGCTCACTGCCAAGTCCTGGCCGCGGACCACCTCCGCATTCCCCGGCGACACGGCAAGAGTGGACGCGGGCCCGACCACATAGGCTGTACGCGGGTGGACAAGGCGATCCGCTGCTCCGCCCAGCGGCTGATGAAACAGGGCAAAGAGCAGCAGGACCAGCCCCGCCATGATCCCTGCGCGCCGTGCCCTCCGTCGCGCCGGCCTCCAGTCCAGTTTGGCGGCAAATCGCTCGCCATCAAGGGCCCGCGCCACCTGGCGCAGGGCCTCGCCCATGAGCTCCGTGGAGTAGCGCTCTGGGTTATCTGAGCGCTTGCCAAACACTGCCAGTGCGTGTGCCAGCCTGTCTCCCACATCCGGGTAGTGGGCGCCCACTTGGCGTGCCACAGCGAGGTCATCGGGGTGGCTACGCCGAAGGAGCAGATCGACCAGCCTCCACAACACAAGCACGCCTAAGCCCAATGCCAGCGCCCCTCCCAGAACAAGCGTCAGCGCCAGTCGTACGTAGCCAGGGAGAGGCCAAAGCGCCTCCAAAGTCGCGACAAAAAGCACTGCCGGTGCGGCCAATCCCACCCATAGCCCCGCGCCGCACACCAAAGCCTGGCGTTTCTTCTGCTGGCGGTAGTCGCGCAGGCGCTCGCGCAGCGAGGCGTATGTCCGTTCCAGATCGGGCATATGCTTCAGTGCGTTAACGCGTAGATCATGATGTTGGTGCCCATTTGCAGGGCCTCAAGCCGCTTCTCGGGAGGGTCCCCGTGCACCTCTGGGTCGACCCAGCCGTCGGAGATGTTGGTTTCATACGTATAGAAGACTACCATCCGCCCTTCGTGGAACAGAGCAAACCCTTGCGGCGGCTTGCTATCGTGCTCGTGAATCTTAGGCAGCCCCTGGGGAAAGTCAAAGTGAATGTGGTAGATCTCATGGCTAAACGGCAGCTCCACAAAGCGCTTGTCTGGGAAGACCTTGGCCATCTCTGCGCGGAAGTAGCTGTCCATGCCATAGTCGTCATCCGCATAAAGAAATCCCCCGTGCGTAAGATAGGTCCGCAGGCGCTCCACCTCTTGCGGGGAGAAAGAAATCCGGCCATGGCCAGTGAGAAAAAGCACCGGGTACGAGAAAAGCTTCTCGTCCATGATGCTGACCACCACCTGGTCCTTGGCCACGGCCACGGGGGTTTGTTCCCCGATAAACTTGAGGAGGTTCGGAATAGCAGAGGGATCGTTATACCAGTCCCCCCCACCGGCGTAGCGCAGGCGGGCCACGGTGAACACCTCGCCTTGGGCCATTGCCGCGTTTTCGAGGCAGCCCACTCCCAGGCAGACTAGTAGGGGACAGATCCCTATCAGGCCTCGCCGTGCCACCCCCAGGTAGTTACGCCCACGCTGCGCTGGGGAACACATTCGCTTCCTTTGCCTCATGCCACTTTGGCGAAAAAGAGAGCATTCACGACCAGCCGAGTCAACCCGCGCCACAAAAGACGGAACGTAGGGTCGTCGGCAAACAGAATCACTCTCCCCTTACCCAAGCTTTCCTCAATTAGATAACCTGTTCCAGCTATCTTCTTCTGGTTCTTCTCCGAAATGAAGCCGGCGAAACGCAAATTGTCCGCGTAGATGCCTACGTTGTTTCCCTGGCCACTGAGCTCGTAGGCATCGGTCCCCGTCTTGAGAGTGAACATCTGCCGCTTCGTCCCATAGCCCAGGGGGTGGGAGGTGTCGATGAGGGTCCGGAGAATAGCCCC
Proteins encoded in this region:
- a CDS encoding DUF4159 domain-containing protein; this translates as MAQGEVFTVARLRYAGGGDWYNDPSAIPNLLKFIGEQTPVAVAKDQVVVSIMDEKLFSYPVLFLTGHGRISFSPQEVERLRTYLTHGGFLYADDDYGMDSYFRAEMAKVFPDKRFVELPFSHEIYHIHFDFPQGLPKIHEHDSKPPQGFALFHEGRMVVFYTYETNISDGWVDPEVHGDPPEKRLEALQMGTNIMIYALTH
- a CDS encoding tetratricopeptide repeat protein, producing MSVRGACTLGLLAVCALTCAASQLPDSLRLAYDYEAIGQFERAAQVFASMYARSPQHIVLYQGLRRNLIRIGKLDELEAVIKRRMTTGDLQAQVDWADLLYRKGQEREAFAQWHRLLQTNPRNLNVYEMVATSLRENGLLEEAVAVYQQARKEMGRPTLFALQLADLYAARLNFREATRENLLFLQDNPQQWSVVQARVGSYLSPESAGEIAGAIERELTTSPYKLALRRILGSLYVASRQWTLAFQNYAEIDRLVAEAERNRGTLGGELFGFAETARQEGAYEAAEQGYSLILTRYPGTPLALRAEFQRAILLKEQGRYHEAIGGFLSLAERFRRSREGCAALLEVGAIYLNVFHDPKGCVQTVNRVLSECGSGSDQARALLLMGDAKVAAGDLAGADEAYRHAQARGDASTEAALFKIGELSFLSGKLDSAVAVLGRLCSSPRGSGDAPGKMVNDALELLLLINEHGDHPDELAVLAQATLLQRQWQTHRALEVLKELVNRQPPPAIADQALLQMASVYVAEGRYQEAAQVYQRLYESFPESRLRELALKRKGELLESHLADAQSAAKVYEELLVKFPSSVYLEEVRKRLRALDAQRRATRDK